Proteins encoded by one window of Vibrio rumoiensis:
- the tldD gene encoding metalloprotease TldD, which translates to MTLTKVESELLAPSGLTDSDIQKTLASIATRHIDYADIYFQSSWHESLVLEDSIIKDGSFNIDRGVGIRAIAGEKTGFAYSDQIDINGLQQSAIAARGIAQQGQHAQVKAFTRSVTPQTYQAVNPLESLDKQQKIELLKQIDAYIRSKEPLIQEVSVSISGVYEQILVAATDGTYAGDVRPLVRLSISVLAQRGDRRERGSAGGGGRYGYQAFMQTMEDGKTQAIHFADEAIRQALVNLEADEAPAGTMPVVLGSGWPGVLLHEAVGHGLEGDFNRKESSVFSGKLGQKVTSDLCTIVDDGTLKDLRGSLNIDDEGVEGQYNTLIENGVLKGYMQDKHNASLMGVAPTGNGRRESYAHLPMPRMTNTYMLPGEHTPEEIISTIKKGLYAPNFGGGQVDITSGKFVFSASEAYLIEDGKITRPVKGATLVGSGIEAMQQVSMVGNDLSIDKGVGVCGKAGQSVPVGVGQPSLKLDSITVGGTQ; encoded by the coding sequence ATGACACTTACTAAGGTAGAAAGCGAATTATTAGCGCCGTCGGGATTAACCGATAGCGATATTCAAAAAACATTAGCGAGCATTGCCACTCGCCATATTGATTATGCGGATATTTACTTTCAGTCTAGCTGGCATGAGTCATTAGTCTTAGAAGACAGCATCATTAAAGATGGCTCGTTTAACATTGACCGTGGCGTCGGTATTCGAGCGATAGCTGGTGAGAAAACGGGCTTTGCTTATTCTGATCAAATCGACATTAATGGCTTACAACAAAGTGCCATTGCAGCGCGTGGTATTGCTCAGCAAGGACAACATGCGCAAGTAAAAGCCTTTACTCGCAGCGTGACACCGCAAACTTATCAAGCAGTGAATCCTCTTGAAAGTCTAGATAAGCAACAGAAAATCGAATTATTAAAGCAAATTGATGCCTACATTCGTAGTAAAGAACCTCTAATTCAAGAAGTGTCTGTCAGCATTAGCGGTGTTTATGAACAAATTCTCGTTGCCGCTACCGATGGCACTTATGCTGGCGATGTTCGCCCATTAGTTCGTTTATCCATTTCGGTATTAGCGCAGCGTGGCGATCGTCGTGAACGTGGTAGCGCCGGTGGCGGTGGTCGCTATGGCTATCAAGCTTTCATGCAAACAATGGAAGATGGTAAAACCCAAGCGATTCACTTTGCCGATGAAGCGATTCGTCAAGCCTTAGTGAACCTTGAAGCCGATGAAGCTCCGGCTGGAACTATGCCGGTGGTATTGGGCTCTGGTTGGCCTGGTGTTTTGTTGCATGAAGCGGTGGGCCATGGCTTAGAAGGGGACTTTAACCGTAAAGAATCCTCGGTGTTCTCTGGCAAATTAGGCCAAAAAGTAACGTCTGACTTATGTACCATTGTTGATGATGGCACCTTAAAAGACTTACGCGGCTCATTGAATATCGATGATGAAGGCGTCGAAGGCCAATACAATACTCTGATTGAAAACGGCGTATTAAAAGGCTACATGCAAGATAAGCATAACGCGAGTTTGATGGGGGTTGCACCAACTGGAAACGGTCGTCGTGAATCTTATGCTCATTTGCCAATGCCGCGCATGACCAACACTTATATGTTGCCAGGAGAACATACTCCAGAAGAAATCATTTCAACCATCAAGAAAGGCCTATATGCGCCTAACTTTGGTGGCGGTCAGGTTGATATTACTTCAGGGAAATTTGTGTTCTCTGCATCAGAAGCGTATTTAATTGAAGACGGTAAAATTACTCGTCCAGTCAAAGGTGCCACTTTGGTCGGCTCAGGTATTGAAGCGATGCAACAAGTCTCAATGGTGGGTAATGACCTATCGATTGATAAAGGCGTTGGTGTGTGTGGCAAAGCTGGTCAAAGCGTACCGGTAGGTGTTGGTCAACCTAGTTTGAAACTGGATTCAATTACGGTTGGTGGGACGCAATAA
- the yjgA gene encoding ribosome biogenesis factor YjgA has protein sequence MARKNQKAPWEEEEEIIWVSKTEMKEDMEALQKLGEELVGLKPSSLDKFPLNDDLREAIANAQRFRNEAKRRQLQYIGKLMRQIDPEPIQAELDRLRNKHSQATAELHKLEELRDRIVTDIDPAIEDVMAEYPNADRQRLRQLARQAQKEKGSNKPPKASREIFQLLKALKEL, from the coding sequence ATGGCTCGTAAAAACCAAAAAGCACCTTGGGAAGAAGAAGAGGAAATCATCTGGGTAAGCAAAACCGAGATGAAAGAAGACATGGAAGCCCTACAAAAGTTGGGTGAAGAATTAGTGGGATTAAAGCCTTCATCTTTAGACAAATTCCCATTAAATGATGATTTACGCGAAGCGATTGCCAATGCTCAACGTTTTCGCAATGAAGCAAAGCGCCGCCAATTACAATACATTGGTAAATTAATGCGTCAGATCGATCCTGAACCCATTCAAGCTGAGCTGGATAGATTACGTAATAAGCACTCGCAAGCTACAGCTGAATTACATAAATTAGAAGAATTGCGTGATCGTATTGTGACGGATATCGATCCGGCTATTGAAGATGTGATGGCAGAATACCCTAACGCCGATCGTCAGCGTTTACGCCAATTAGCTCGCCAAGCTCAAAAAGAAAAAGGCAGCAATAAGCCACCTAAAGCGTCGAGAGAGATCTTTCAATTATTGAAAGCATTGAAAGAGCTTTAA
- a CDS encoding YhdP family protein: MTLPKRLWRILLWTILTIAVVWAVSVTLLRLFLPSLDSYRDEIESQILKSTGVEVRFDSIRGYWGNITPALALKHVQVFLPGETIPIVSVDQADAEIDLISSFIHLKPKLADVKIEGLRADLSRWPLMPNKKDATAPKSDVSDEPLKNVQNLFLRQLGEFSLADSSIQYLSLNGEIRLLEIDRLRWENNVNQHSAEGVVSIAGANINKVSVIANFSENGDLREIDGQFFVSAQNIRITPWMPKYIKESTTIDSGQVSLNSWFTLKQGQPTDATVELMPSHLVWGGKDNQHQLDIDYGVVNLKPHAEGWKVYGSNLLIKTNDGKWPEFQFSLDWQPEHQAFNLSRLDIQNLTPLVGILSNQKDSMKWIDHIQPSGTIEDIRVNIPKQSEKLTYSATLNQVAIKQWDLLPGINKLSATVTGDTNNASIKATLKDDVVPYGEVFQAPLNIDQGKVNLVWQNYQTGWKLWADKVQVSTPDLSAIGEFQLDFPQDQSPFLSLYVEADAKKAGETWRYLPTLALGRDLTDYLSSAIQAGSAKTAQILWYGPVSDFPYTNHKGIFQAKVPLENGRFSFDTTWPAITGLQLDLLFENQSMYLHSNSATLMDVHASRIDGVIPNLAPDGHIEIHAKAQAEGESVRDYMMSTPLVDSVGAALTAVQVSGPVSAELNLSIPFDGGDPDVSGFALLKDNPIAVQTPAIKLEQASGKIDFKNDVVTGSGLKANLFEQPIALDFNSHTQGQGYAVNIDVVGDADITKLKKQTDSSWLQPLSGNAPWTLGVDLQLNDVGFTYQIDGNSDLEFLTSQYPAPLGKGLGIKGKGRLQAAGNQETVNARITLPTAKYQADIDIRHETPVLTATNLIVGRGDFKVSPIGGHYFSINTNKFNADDWFDFIMDGEHSLNMKPADVDPSVVKTMPNKGNLDSTSEKELTNSTASINMPAIPMPEIINIHTKTLVLGGLDWHQVKLSGIHKPQDWQLNLSSSEIVGSGNFRNKKDLSLNLKSVHIFIPEWDEKQDDGAQLISDKAKDEPLITEFDRQFHQYMPNLSLKIDDLWLQGYKVGTVDMQLVHDKDKLVWKNLDFKTGSNHLQAKGWWELSGEKSHSNFDFSLTGKNNSEVMARFGINSGIQKASFDLSITSNWDGAPWSVKTNTLNGHLKTEFKDGVITDVNGAARLLGLFSLDSIVRKMKLDFTGVFDDGMTFDSIKGSGDIKRGIFVTNDLEMDGSAGDLSLKGQADLNTRLVDAEVTFIPDLTSSVPLVAAFAVAPQTAVAIFAITKVLSPVVDVFTKVQYSVKGPLDAPEVKEISRSRGEYQLDKSAK, from the coding sequence GTGACCTTGCCCAAGCGCCTATGGCGAATCTTATTATGGACAATATTAACGATAGCGGTTGTATGGGCTGTTAGCGTCACGTTGCTGCGTCTTTTTCTTCCTAGCCTTGATAGCTATCGTGATGAAATAGAATCTCAAATATTGAAATCAACCGGTGTTGAAGTTCGATTTGATTCTATTCGTGGTTATTGGGGTAATATTACTCCAGCGCTAGCATTAAAACACGTTCAGGTTTTTTTACCGGGTGAAACTATTCCCATTGTGAGTGTTGATCAAGCGGATGCTGAAATCGATCTTATCTCTTCGTTTATTCATTTAAAACCTAAGTTAGCCGACGTCAAAATTGAAGGTTTACGAGCGGATCTCAGCCGCTGGCCTTTAATGCCAAATAAAAAGGATGCAACCGCGCCTAAATCGGATGTCTCTGATGAACCACTAAAAAATGTCCAAAATTTATTTTTACGCCAATTAGGTGAATTCTCTTTAGCCGATTCGAGTATTCAATATCTTTCGCTTAATGGGGAAATTCGGTTACTCGAAATAGATCGTTTACGCTGGGAAAACAACGTCAATCAGCATAGTGCAGAAGGGGTTGTGAGTATTGCGGGTGCTAATATAAATAAAGTTTCGGTGATCGCTAACTTTTCTGAGAACGGGGATTTACGAGAGATTGATGGGCAATTCTTTGTCTCAGCACAAAATATTCGTATTACGCCTTGGATGCCTAAATATATTAAAGAGTCGACCACCATTGACTCTGGACAAGTGAGTCTAAATTCATGGTTTACGCTTAAGCAAGGCCAACCTACAGATGCTACGGTCGAGTTAATGCCTTCTCACTTAGTTTGGGGGGGGAAGGATAACCAGCATCAACTTGATATTGACTATGGTGTGGTGAATTTAAAGCCCCATGCTGAAGGTTGGAAGGTTTACGGATCAAATCTCTTAATAAAGACGAATGATGGTAAGTGGCCTGAATTTCAATTTTCTCTTGATTGGCAGCCTGAGCATCAAGCTTTTAATCTTTCACGGTTAGATATCCAAAATCTGACGCCATTAGTTGGGATATTGAGTAATCAAAAGGACTCAATGAAATGGATAGATCATATACAGCCATCAGGAACGATTGAAGATATTCGAGTTAATATTCCTAAGCAGAGCGAAAAGCTGACTTATTCCGCGACCTTAAATCAGGTGGCGATTAAGCAATGGGATTTATTGCCTGGAATTAATAAGCTGTCAGCTACTGTAACCGGTGATACTAATAACGCATCCATTAAGGCAACATTAAAAGATGATGTCGTGCCTTATGGTGAGGTATTCCAAGCTCCGCTCAATATAGATCAAGGTAAAGTGAACTTAGTTTGGCAGAACTATCAAACTGGTTGGAAACTTTGGGCAGATAAAGTTCAAGTGTCCACACCAGATCTGTCTGCTATTGGTGAATTTCAGCTTGATTTTCCACAAGACCAATCGCCATTTCTATCTTTGTATGTTGAAGCCGATGCTAAAAAGGCTGGTGAAACATGGCGCTATTTACCCACTTTAGCGTTGGGACGTGATCTAACCGATTATCTTTCCAGTGCGATTCAAGCGGGGAGCGCTAAAACAGCTCAGATCTTATGGTACGGTCCTGTCAGTGATTTCCCTTATACCAATCATAAGGGGATTTTTCAGGCTAAAGTGCCGCTAGAAAATGGGCGTTTTAGCTTTGATACCACGTGGCCTGCAATCACCGGTTTGCAGCTCGATCTTCTGTTTGAAAATCAAAGCATGTATTTGCATTCTAATTCTGCAACCTTGATGGATGTGCATGCGAGCCGAATTGATGGTGTGATTCCTAATCTTGCACCAGATGGTCACATAGAAATTCATGCTAAAGCGCAAGCCGAAGGTGAATCGGTACGTGACTACATGATGTCAACGCCATTAGTGGATTCTGTGGGAGCGGCATTGACGGCTGTTCAAGTATCCGGCCCAGTTAGCGCCGAACTGAATTTGTCTATTCCATTCGATGGAGGGGATCCTGATGTCAGTGGTTTTGCATTACTAAAAGATAACCCTATTGCGGTACAAACCCCCGCGATTAAGCTTGAGCAAGCAAGCGGAAAGATTGATTTTAAAAATGATGTTGTGACCGGTTCAGGGTTAAAAGCCAATTTATTTGAACAGCCTATTGCGTTAGATTTTAATAGCCATACTCAAGGTCAAGGATATGCGGTTAATATCGATGTAGTCGGTGATGCCGATATCACTAAGTTAAAGAAACAAACTGATTCTTCTTGGTTACAACCATTATCAGGTAATGCACCTTGGACGCTTGGAGTAGACTTGCAGCTTAATGATGTTGGTTTCACCTACCAAATTGATGGTAACTCAGATTTGGAATTTTTAACCAGTCAATATCCTGCACCATTAGGGAAAGGGTTAGGGATTAAGGGGAAAGGGCGTTTACAAGCGGCGGGTAATCAAGAAACGGTGAATGCTCGTATCACGCTACCAACCGCTAAATATCAAGCTGATATTGATATTCGTCATGAAACACCGGTATTGACGGCGACGAATCTTATCGTTGGTCGAGGTGACTTTAAGGTGAGCCCAATTGGTGGGCACTATTTCTCGATCAATACCAATAAGTTCAATGCTGATGATTGGTTTGATTTCATTATGGATGGTGAACACTCACTTAATATGAAGCCTGCGGATGTGGATCCTAGTGTTGTTAAGACGATGCCTAATAAAGGTAATCTTGATTCGACGAGTGAAAAAGAGCTCACCAACAGTACCGCTAGTATCAATATGCCGGCGATTCCGATGCCTGAGATTATAAATATTCATACCAAAACCTTAGTGTTGGGTGGTTTAGATTGGCATCAAGTCAAACTCAGTGGGATCCATAAACCACAAGATTGGCAGCTTAATTTATCGAGTAGTGAGATTGTCGGTAGTGGGAACTTCCGCAATAAGAAAGATTTAAGCCTGAATCTTAAAAGTGTGCATATCTTTATTCCTGAATGGGATGAAAAACAAGATGATGGGGCTCAGCTTATTTCTGATAAAGCGAAAGATGAACCATTAATTACTGAGTTTGATCGTCAGTTCCATCAATACATGCCGAATCTATCGTTGAAGATTGATGATCTATGGCTACAAGGTTATAAAGTCGGTACTGTCGATATGCAACTTGTACACGATAAAGATAAGTTAGTTTGGAAGAACTTAGACTTTAAAACCGGTTCAAATCACCTACAAGCAAAAGGTTGGTGGGAGTTATCTGGCGAGAAAAGCCATTCTAATTTTGATTTTAGCTTAACCGGTAAGAATAACTCAGAGGTGATGGCTCGCTTTGGGATTAACTCAGGTATTCAAAAAGCGTCATTTGATCTTTCGATTACATCGAACTGGGATGGTGCTCCATGGTCAGTGAAAACCAATACGCTTAATGGTCACTTGAAAACAGAATTTAAAGATGGCGTGATCACTGATGTTAACGGCGCGGCACGTTTGTTAGGTTTATTTAGTTTAGATTCCATTGTTCGTAAGATGAAACTCGACTTTACGGGTGTGTTTGATGACGGTATGACGTTTGATTCCATCAAAGGCAGTGGTGATATTAAGCGTGGGATTTTTGTCACGAATGATCTTGAGATGGATGGTTCAGCAGGAGATCTATCCTTAAAAGGGCAAGCGGATCTTAATACGCGTTTAGTGGATGCGGAAGTGACGTTTATCCCTGACTTAACCTCAAGTGTGCCTTTGGTTGCCGCTTTTGCCGTTGCGCCTCAAACCGCGGTGGCGATTTTTGCTATCACCAAAGTACTGTCACCTGTTGTTGATGTATTTACCAAGGTTCAATATTCGGTGAAAGGCCCATTGGATGCACCGGAAGTGAAAGAGATTTCTCGTAGTCGAGGTGAATACCAATTGGATAAGTCGGCCAAATAA
- a CDS encoding carbon-nitrogen hydrolase family protein: MSKVALIQMTSGPEPQGNLAFVEKQLQAMQGQKVDWVVLPENAIILGQREDYHQYAEALANGPLQSALAKLACDYGVWLVVGSFPIRVGDDVKTTCLVFSSAGELQADYDKLHMFDVDVDDGHQCYRESETFLAGERVVVTQTPFANLGLSICYDLRFPELFQQLRAQGADVIVVPAAFTYVTGQAHWEPLLRARAIETQCWIVAVGQTGIHSCGRQTWGHSMVINPWGKIVECLPETASYITVTIDSKINQDIRQRMPVMQHARFVRQLKPKQ; encoded by the coding sequence ATGTCAAAAGTTGCACTAATTCAAATGACTTCGGGGCCTGAACCTCAAGGGAATTTGGCGTTTGTTGAAAAACAACTACAAGCGATGCAGGGCCAGAAAGTTGATTGGGTTGTGTTGCCAGAAAATGCGATTATTCTAGGGCAGCGAGAAGATTACCATCAATATGCCGAAGCGCTCGCTAATGGGCCTCTTCAATCGGCTTTAGCGAAATTGGCCTGTGATTATGGCGTTTGGCTTGTGGTCGGCTCTTTTCCTATCCGAGTTGGGGATGACGTCAAAACGACGTGTTTGGTGTTTTCTTCAGCAGGAGAGCTGCAAGCCGATTACGATAAGCTGCACATGTTTGATGTGGATGTGGATGATGGTCATCAGTGCTATCGTGAGTCGGAAACCTTTCTAGCGGGTGAGCGAGTCGTGGTTACGCAAACGCCCTTTGCCAATCTTGGGCTTTCTATTTGCTATGATTTGCGCTTTCCTGAATTATTCCAACAATTACGTGCACAAGGTGCGGATGTCATCGTGGTGCCTGCCGCCTTTACTTATGTCACCGGTCAAGCGCATTGGGAGCCTTTGTTACGCGCGCGCGCGATTGAAACCCAATGTTGGATCGTCGCTGTCGGACAAACTGGAATTCATTCTTGTGGTCGCCAAACCTGGGGGCATTCTATGGTGATTAACCCATGGGGCAAGATAGTTGAATGTTTACCCGAGACAGCAAGCTATATAACCGTTACCATTGATAGCAAGATTAACCAAGACATTCGACAACGCATGCCTGTGATGCAACATGCTCGATTTGTCCGTCAATTAAAACCCAAACAATAG
- the pmbA gene encoding metalloprotease PmbA encodes MDAKQQIAQQKIELETAVAKALETAKVSADAVEVAITKTTGISVTTHACEVENVEFNSDGALGITVYRGQCKGSASTSDLSDLAIQKAVAAALDIAKFTSPDPYAGPAPKELMVKEIPDLDLFHPDEPDPDYASEMAIRAEQAALEYSDKIKQSDGASYDSHYGIKVYGNSHGLLVSNASSRHSLSCSVIGAGKTGEMERDYSYTIARHKDDLWTPESVGLQAAKKTIDRLDARQVKTGKYPVLFQADVATGLLGHLVMAISGGNLYRKSSFLLDRLDTQILPSWFNVAERPHVLRGLASGAFDSEGVYTKDAQIINDGVLSTYLLTSYAARKMGMTPTGHAGGIHNWFVQSTGQDFGQLVKDMGTGLIVTELMGQGVNMVTGDYSRGAAGFWVENGVIQYPVSEITIAGNLKDMFNQISAVGCDVETRSQIQTGSILIESMKIAGE; translated from the coding sequence ATGGACGCAAAACAACAAATCGCACAGCAAAAAATCGAATTGGAAACTGCCGTCGCAAAAGCGTTGGAGACCGCGAAAGTCAGCGCAGATGCGGTCGAAGTTGCGATCACGAAAACCACTGGTATCAGCGTGACTACCCATGCTTGTGAAGTCGAGAACGTCGAATTCAATAGCGATGGTGCTTTAGGGATTACCGTTTACCGTGGTCAATGTAAAGGCAGTGCTTCAACCTCAGATTTGAGCGATCTTGCGATTCAAAAGGCGGTTGCTGCCGCTCTCGATATTGCTAAGTTTACCTCTCCCGATCCTTATGCAGGCCCAGCCCCTAAAGAATTAATGGTGAAAGAGATCCCTGATTTGGATCTGTTTCACCCAGATGAACCCGATCCCGATTATGCTTCTGAAATGGCGATTCGTGCCGAGCAAGCGGCGTTAGAGTACAGTGATAAGATCAAACAGAGTGATGGTGCGAGTTACGATAGCCATTACGGCATTAAAGTGTATGGCAACAGCCATGGTTTACTCGTGAGCAATGCCTCTAGTCGTCATAGCTTGAGCTGTAGCGTGATTGGTGCTGGCAAAACGGGTGAAATGGAACGTGATTACAGTTATACCATCGCTCGCCATAAAGATGATTTATGGACTCCAGAAAGTGTTGGTTTACAGGCTGCCAAAAAAACCATCGACCGATTGGACGCTCGCCAAGTTAAAACCGGTAAATACCCTGTTTTATTCCAAGCGGATGTTGCAACAGGCTTGTTAGGACACTTAGTGATGGCGATCAGTGGTGGCAATCTTTACCGTAAGTCATCCTTCTTACTTGATCGTTTAGATACGCAGATTTTACCGAGTTGGTTTAATGTTGCAGAAAGGCCACACGTTCTACGAGGCTTAGCATCTGGTGCGTTTGATAGTGAAGGGGTTTATACCAAAGATGCCCAAATCATCAATGATGGTGTGTTATCAACATATCTATTAACCAGCTACGCAGCCCGAAAAATGGGTATGACGCCAACAGGACATGCTGGTGGGATTCATAACTGGTTTGTGCAATCAACGGGTCAAGATTTCGGTCAACTTGTCAAAGATATGGGCACAGGTCTTATCGTGACGGAATTGATGGGACAAGGCGTTAATATGGTAACCGGTGACTACTCACGTGGTGCAGCAGGTTTCTGGGTGGAAAACGGTGTGATTCAGTATCCAGTGTCTGAAATTACCATTGCGGGTAATTTAAAAGATATGTTTAACCAAATCTCTGCGGTTGGTTGCGATGTTGAAACTCGTTCACAAATTCAAACTGGATCGATCTTGATTGAATCAATGAAGATTGCAGGGGAGTAG